From the genome of Biomphalaria glabrata chromosome 1, xgBioGlab47.1, whole genome shotgun sequence, one region includes:
- the LOC106074102 gene encoding uncharacterized protein LOC106074102, with translation MKWTEMTSDYEIYTDCINTGYNLPRQRRKSLILVIDETFRTLINFRLLLLAFVVYKCFHVATASHNNVKTLVRDDVEENRTIKLVLFNGGEYRPLRGRKLRPGSSREFTNMPLSNDHIETYPTEQAPNLTDLPNYYKSLKKGKVALSRGQDGVRKSPPFLRKSGRSRPVLGNTHVMLSNSEREVVTEEVLDLVPSKNDRIPYNVYDHPNLHGDIEGYQSTPEYTELKDEILLQTYKARTPCQRSNLQWVRDEENCGVFFVCVRNRMAAAMTCPGNEVWSNRATNCVPLKSRWDDCTAVDESEHTTEHGDQRIYSSESESRLHHDEWESTQKEDWTTSTTSTTPSTTTTTTSTEETTTSTTEPPEHLTVEDNNYKVEPRLQLELNPTSHNGNGRAFKTGRRRLNPVRRHGEYIILKTTQPVSNKEPSHQTAALKGPQLPETKKVSRVFVKRKSIYTSPSTTRTNAQRRYKQRGTDTSRGYWNHNGKQREPAATTMLTQTTTSTTTTTTTTAPPPTTITKLPVYIGTLGPLLRRRSKVTRQKHVQPRARKERVNNQRLKTDRLHYRYDVPDNKPDLTAEVSVDVKSLQTTPVVEIQTHSTSRPTTSWWVDIVTLGPPVPPEKVRPVSHSRASLPVKHPAINSTTFPPYLPECGVSVTSMIVGGLPAKRGRWPWVVSLQLTWAKRHVCGATLIHPQWVVTAAHCVAGPDFNTADEWRAVFWQHGSAQSVDYIVKHPDFVNGDNYPNDIALLRLSKAADVSGFDVRHACLPEKEKIHREWEECWIMGWGEAKDHVETELMELEVNIRKNSECSARWGWKRILNSHVCVGNGDRGACNGDSGGPLVCRKNGYHYLAGVTSWGVSGCQTTGYPSVFTRVAYYTDWIHETIQAYTG, from the exons ATGAAGTGGACAGAGATGACCAGTGACTACGAGATATATACAGATTGTATTAATACTGGGTACAACTTACCTAGACAAAGAAGGAAAAGTTTGATCCTAGTAATTGATGAAACATTCAGAACTCTTATAAATTTCCGGCTTTTGCTTTTGGCGTTTGTGGTGTACAAATGTTTCCACGTAGCCACCGCTAGTCATAATAATGTGAAGACTTTGGTCAGAGACGATGTGGAAGAAAATCGGACAATAAAGCTCGTCTTGTTCAATGGCGGGGAATACAGGCCTTTAAGAGGCAGGAAGCTCAGACCTGGCTCTTCTCGAGAGTTTACCAACATGCCCCTAAGTAATGATCATATAGAAACATATCCCACAGAACAGGCACCGAATTTAACCGATTTGCCAAATTAttacaaatcattaaaaaagggaaaagttGCACTAAGTAGAGGACAAGACGGAGTCAGAAAATCGCCACCGTTTCTTAGAAAGTCAGGCCGTAGCAGACCAGTCTTAGGCAATACCCATGTCATGTTATCCAATTCTGAAAGAGAAGTCGTTACAGAAGAAGTGTTAGATTTAGTGCCCAGCAAAAATGACAGAATTCCGTACAATGTGTACGATCATCCAAACCTTCATGGAGACATCGAAGGCTACCAGAGCACACCCGAATACACCGAACTCAAGGACGAGATTCTTCTGCAGACGTACAAGGCGAGAACTCCATGTCAAAGGTCAAACCTACAGTGGGTGCGAGATGAAGAAAATTGTGGAGTTTTCTTTGTCTGCGTCAGGAATCGAATGGCAGCGGCTATGACTTGCCCCGGTAACGAGGTGTGGTCTAATAGAGCGACTAATTGCGTGCCCTTGAAGTCCAGATGGGATGACTGCACAGCCGTAGATGAATCTGAGCATACGACCGAGCACGGGGACCAACGTATCTATAGTTCTGAAAGCGAGTCACGTCTGCACCATGATGAATGGGAGAGCACTCAAAAAGAAGATTGGACTACAAGTACGACAAGTACAACACCTAGCACTACAACAACGACGACCAGTACTGAAGAAACGACAACATCTACAACAGAACCACCAGAACATTTAACTGTCGAAGACAACAACTACAAGGTCGAACCAAGGCTGCAGTTAGAACTTAATCCCACATCTCACAATGGCAACGGTCGTGCATTTAAAACTGGAAGACGGCGTCTGAATCCGGTGAGGCGTCATGGGGAATACATCATATTGAAAACCACACAGCCCGTATCCAATAAAGAGCCTTCTCATCAGACGGCCGCCCTGAAAGGGCCCCAGCTACCAGAGACAAAGAAAGTCTCTCGTGTTTTCGTAAAACGAAAGTCTATTTACACATCTCCATCCACCACAAGAACTAATGCCCAGAGAAGGTACAAGCAACGTGGAACCGACACGAGCCGTGGTTATTGGAACCACAACGGCAAACAGAGAGAACCAGCAGCAACAACCATGTTGACACAAACTACCACCAGCACAACCACAACAACCACAACTACAGCACCGCCTCCAACAACAATCACTAAACTCCCTGTGTACATCGGAACACTAGGCCCGCTGCTAAGGAGGAGATCAAAGGTGACACGGCAGAAGCATGTTCAACCCCGAGCTAGGAAAGAGCGGGTGAACAACCAGCGTCTGAAAACTGACCGGCTCCACTACAGATACGATGTGCCCGACAATAAACCGGATCTTACCGCTGAAGTCAGTGTAGATGTGAAATCCCTTCAAACCACGCCTGTGGTGGAAATCCAGACCCACAGCACGTCGAGACCAACTACTAGCTGGTGGGTTGACATAGTGACGTTAGGCCCACCAGTTCCTCCAGAAAAAGTTCGACCAGTTAGCCACTCCAGAGCATCGCTACCTGTCAAACACCCAGCAATCAACAGCACCACTTTTCCTCCATATCTTCCAG AATGTGGAGTATCAGTCACCAGCATGATTGTAGGAGGACTCCCTGCCAAACGTGGACGGTGGCCGTGGGTGGTATCGCTGCAGCTGACATGGGCCAAGAGGCATGTGTGTGGAGCAACGCTGATCCATCCCCAGTGGGTTGTCACTGCTGCGCATTGCGTCGCTGG gcCAGACTTTAATACTGCTGACGAATGGAGAGCTGTGTTTTGGCAACATGGCTCCGCACAAAGTGTGGACTATATTGTGAAG CATCCGGACTTCGTTAATGGCGACAACTATCCCAATGATATTGCTCTACTTAGATTGTCTAAAGCAGCAGACGTCTCAGGGTTCGATGTCCGCCATGCCTGCTTaccagagaaagaaaaaatccACAGAGAATGGGAGGAGTGCTGGATTATGGGATGGGGCGAAGCTAAAG ATCATGTTGAAACTGAGCTGATGGAGCTGGAAGTGAACATCAGGAAGAACTCGGAGTGCTCAGCTCGCTGGGGTTGGAAACGAATTTTAAACTCCCATGTCTGTGTTGGCAATGGAGACAGAGGAGCGTGCAAT GGAGACTCCGGGGGACCATTGGTATGTCGAAAGAATGGCTATCATTACCTGGCAGGAGTGACTTCTTGGGGAGTCAGCGGATGTCAAACTACAGGCTACCCCAGTGTCTTCACCAGGGTGGCTTATTACACAGACTGGATTCACGAGACAATACAGGCCTACACAGGGTGA
- the LOC106074131 gene encoding cytochrome c oxidase subunit 5A, mitochondrial-like, producing MFRIAVRASSALNNAARQCLKEQSKVVTAVRYSHGKQETDEEFDTRYLNYLNRPDLDGWMLRKAMNDLTGEDLVPEPKIIIAALKACRRLNDYSLAVRYLESIQWKCGNYKKKIWPWILQEIKPTLTELGILTPEEMGYDKPELALKSVFDM from the exons ATGTTTAGAATAGCAGTAAGAGCTTCAAGTGCATTGAATAATGCTGCCAGACAATGCCTTAAAGAACAATCAAAGG ttgttACTGCTGTTCGCTATAGCCATGGGAAgcaagagacagatgaagaatTCGACACTAGATATCTCAATTACTTGAATCGTCCTGATCTAGATGGGTGGATGCTTAGAAAGGCAATGAATGATCTTACT GGTGAAGATCTAGTACCAGAACCAAAAATTATCATTGCAGCTCTAAAAGCTTGTAGACGTTTGAATGACTACTCACTAGCAGTCAGGTATCTGGAGTCTATTCAG tgGAAATGTggcaattacaagaaaaaaatctgGCCATGGATCCTTCAAGAAATCAAACCAACTTTAACTGAGTTGGGTATTTTGACACCAGAAGAAATGGGTTATGACAAACCAGAGTTGGCTTTAAAGAGTGTTTTTGACATGTAG
- the LOC106074110 gene encoding 28S ribosomal protein S11, mitochondrial-like: MLKLMQRFPFTCVVRHHDLLAKNISTGSKLQKRYDPVLDKVRQVVSEKDVASKEDGAPFESGLSLGTTSFPTSETPNQIFNGIRFSDIPIVHVKATYNNTILSATEANGRVVSLESAGTVGFRNAKKGTNVAAQAAAIALAGNVLKKDITTVRVCLRGIGPGRLPALKALQLSGLNVVSITDTTRLPHNGNRPKKARRL, from the exons ATGTTAAAGCTTATGCAGCGGTTCCCATTCACTTGCGTTGTGAGGCACCATGATCTGTTagcaaaaaatattt CAACAGGCTCAAAGCTACAGAAGAGATATGATCCTGTCTTGGATAAAGTCCGTCAAGTTGTTTCAGAGAAAGATGTGGCAAGCAAGGAAGATGGTGCACCATTTGAGTCTGGATTATCATTGGG gaCTACTTCATTTCCAACATCTGAGACACCTAATCAGATATTCAATGGCATCAGATTCTCAGATATTCCCATAGTTCATGTAAAAGCTACATATAACAATACAATACTATCAGCAACAGAAGCCAATG GAAGGGTTGTATCTCTAGAATCAGCT GGCACTGTAGGATTTAGGAATGCTAAAAAAGGAACCAATGTTGCTGCTCAAGCTGCTGCTATAGCATTAGCAGGG AATGTTTTGAAGAAAGACATCACAACTGTGCGAGTTTGTTTAAGAGGAATAGGCCCAGGAAGACTG CCTGCTTTGAAAGCTCTCCAACTCTCTGGTTTAAATGTGGTTTCCATCACAGATACCACCAGACTGCCTCACAATGGAAACAGACCTAAAAAAGCAAGAAGGCTATAG